TTTGTTGGGGCGATAACGCGTCGCAATCGGTTGAGAACAGTCTCATCCTGGAACGAATCGCCGAGATGGCGTTCAGGACAATGCAGCTTAATCCGGAGATTAAACAGCTTCCCGCATATATCGTGAAAAAACATTACATGAGGAAGCACGGGGAAAACGCCTACTACGGACAGAAGCATAAATGAAACTCGAACATTATTGTCTCCACGAAAGCCGCGATCTCTTCTAAAAATATGGGAACACGAAAATGATAGACATTAAAAAACATGAAGTGTGGTTCGCAACAGGTAGTCAGCATTTGTATGGGCCGGAGACCTTGAAGCAGGTCGCCGAAAATTCGCAAGCGATAGTCGAAGGGCTGAACAAATCCAAGCACATTGCCGGCAAGGTCGTTTTCAAGCCTGTGCTGACCTCGCCGGACGCGATCGCATCGTTGTGCATGGACGCGAACAAGACAGCGAACTGCATCGGCCTCATCATGTGGATGCACACGTTCTCTCCGGCGAAAATGTGGATAGGAGGTTTGAAACTTCTGGAAAAACCTTTCGTCCACCTTCACACTCAATTCAACCGCGACATTCCATGGGACACGATAGATATGGATTTCATGAATCTGAACCAGTCCGCCCACGGCGACAGGGAATTCGGATTCATCTGTACCAGGATGGGTAAGAAGAGAAAAGTAGTTGTGGGTCACTGGAAGGAGCCAGCGGTTCAGAAAAAGCTTGGCATCTGGGCCCGGGCAGCTTCGGCGTGGTCCGACTGGCAGGGCGCAAAATTCGCACGACTCGGAGACAACATGCGCGACGTGGCCGTGACTGAAGGCGACAAGGTAGAAGCACAGTTCCGATTTGGATTCTCGGTAAATGGGTATGGTGTCGGCGATCTCGCCCGGTACGTGAACAACATAACGGACTCGATGGTCGAAAAGATGATCGACGAGTACGAGAACAGGTATGCAGTTGCCACAAATGCTCGTAAGGGCGCGGCGAAACATGCAAATGTCCGTGAAGGCGCCCGGATCGAGCTCGGACTGCGGGCATTCATACGGGACGG
This DNA window, taken from Candidatus Kryptoniota bacterium, encodes the following:
- the araA gene encoding L-arabinose isomerase; the protein is MIDIKKHEVWFATGSQHLYGPETLKQVAENSQAIVEGLNKSKHIAGKVVFKPVLTSPDAIASLCMDANKTANCIGLIMWMHTFSPAKMWIGGLKLLEKPFVHLHTQFNRDIPWDTIDMDFMNLNQSAHGDREFGFICTRMGKKRKVVVGHWKEPAVQKKLGIWARAASAWSDWQGAKFARLGDNMRDVAVTEGDKVEAQFRFGFSVNGYGVGDLARYVNNITDSMVEKMIDEYENRYAVATNARKGAAKHANVREGARIELGLRAFIRDGGFKGFTTTFENLDGLKQLPGLSIQRLMADGNGFGAEGDWKTAALVRAMKVMSAGLDGGTSFMEDYTYHLDPAGMKVLGAHMLEVCESIADGKPKLEVHQLKIGGKDDPPRLVFNVAPGPAINASLIDMGNRFRLIVNSVNVVAPDQPLPKLPVARAVWVPQPNLETAAAAWILAGGAHHTGFSKALTPEYMEDFAEMANIEYLLIDGSTRLQDFKNELKWNEVYYQFGRGV